In Flavobacterium piscisymbiosum, the sequence CTGATGGAGTTATTGGTAGTGCTTTAGGAATGGATCCTACTAAACCGGCATACGCAGATCCTAATTCACCAAATAATATATTTGGCGGATATTATCAGTTGCTTAATACTAATAATTCTATCAATGGATCACAAAATCCGTTAGCAATTTTGAATCAGAGATCTCGTCCTGAGGAAGTTCAGAAATTATTAGGAAACATTGAATTAGATTATAGAATGCCATTTTTCGAAGCTTTAAGAGCTGTTGTTAATGGTGGTATCGAAGCATCTAAATCAAAAATTAGAGAATCATATACAGATAATGCTCTTCAGACGTATAAGCTAGACAACTCTGTAGCGACAACTCCTCCAACGTATGTGTTTAATCCAGGCTTAAATTATGCCGAAGATCAAACCGTTACGAATAAAACATTGGATGCTTATTTTGTATATAACAAAAGTTTGACTGGATTTGTAACCAGAGTTGATGCTCAGGCGGGTTACTCTTATCAAAACTTTAAAACTGACGGAACTAAGACAAATTACAGATATAGTACCGTAAATGGTTTAAGAGAGTTAACTCCAAATCCGGCGAATAATGCTAATAACAGATACTATAACGAGAGAAACTTACAATCGTTTTTTGGAAGAGCTAATTTTGATTTAGTAGACAAATATTTATTTACGTTTACATTAAGAGCAGATGGATCGTCTTTGTTTAAAGAAGATAAAAGATGGGGTTATTTCCCTGCAGCGGGTGTTGCATGGAGAATGAAAGACGAATCATTCTTAAAAGACTCTCAAACGTTTAAAGACTTAAAATTAAGATTAGGTTATGGTATTACAGGACAACAGGATATAACGGGTGTTGCGGGATCTTATCCTTACAGTGCGTTATTTGCGCCAACTAGTACCTCAAGTACTTATATTCCGGGAGTAAATGGTTATTCTGCTAAACCTTATAACGAGAATTTAACATGGGAAAAAACAACGACCTATAATGTAGGTATTGATTTTGATCTTTTTGAAAAAAGTATTGTTACCGGTAGTATCGATGCTTACCAAAAATATACAAAAGATTTACTTTCTGTAGTTTCGGCGGCTCCTGGGCAAGCTTTAACAAATGAGTTTGTTGCTAATGTGGGAAGCATGAAAAATAAAGGTGTCGAAGGAAACTTAAATGTAAAAGTGATCAATAGTGATGATTTCAATTTAGCAGTAAACGGAAACATTGCTTATAACATTGGTGAAATTACAGATTTGAATAACAGAACTACAAACGTAGATAACGCATCAGGTATTCCGGTAGGAACAGGACAAAAGATTGCTTACAATACAGTTGGACAACAACCTTATTCGGCTTGGGTGTTTCAACAAGTTTATGATTCAAACAACAGACCGATAGAAAATGCTTTTGTTGATAAAAACGGAGATGGTGTTATCAATGATAGTGACAGATATTATGTAGCTTTAAGACCAAACTGGACCTATGGTTTAGGATTAACAGCTTCGTACAAACAGTTTGATTTGTCAACGACTTTCAATGGTCAAATAGGAGGAAAAGTGTACAATGCAAGAAAACTTCAGTCTGGATTTATTGATAAGGCATTGCCTGCAAATTCAACTAGTTTAACGAATGTTTTGAATACTGAATTTGATTTTCAAACTATAAACGGAAACGTTCCATTTTCTGATTATTACTTAGAAGATGCAAGCTTTTTACGTTGTCAGAACATAACTCTTGGATATAATTTTGACAAAGCAATAAAAGGCGCTGTTTTAAGATTGTATGCTTCAGCTAATAATGTATTTATTGTAACCAATTATACAGGGGTTGATCCGGAGAATTTCAATGCAATTGATAATAATTTCTATCCAAGATCAAGAACTTTCAGTTTTGGTCTGAATTTAGACTTTTAATAAAAAAATATAAAGATGAATCAATTTAAATTTAAGATTATAGGAGCTGCTTTTGTTCTATTCTTATTCACTTCTTGTGTAGATGACTTAAATACAGAACCAAAAGTAGAATTGACATTGGATAAGCTTTTAGAGCAGGATCCAAATGCTGTAGACGGTTTAGTTTCTAAAATTTACGGAACTTTTGCTCTTTCAGGTCCTGATGGCCCAGATTCTTCAGATATTACTACAAAAGATAATGGAGAAGCTGCTTTTTTAAGAAGTATTATCAACTTACAGGATTTCTCTGCAGATGGTATGAAAAACCGTTGGGGAGATGATGGTTTAGATCAGTTAACAACAACAACTGGGTGGAATGGGAATAATAAATTCTTTAGATACTTATACGACAGGGCTTATTACACGATATCTCAGTCAAGTAATTTGATTCAGATTTTAAAAACGTCAAAAGCGAATATTCCGGACAGAGAAAACCATATTGCTGAATTGCGTTTTTTAAGAGCATTATCTTATTATTACCTTACAGATTGTTTTGGTAAAGGAGCTATTACAACTGAAGATGATATTAATACATCGACTCCAAAAAAAGAGTCAACAAGAAAAGAACTTTTTGCTTTTATAGAATCTGAATTAAAAGAAGTTGAAGGTACTATTACAGCAACAAAATCTTACGGTAAAGCAGATAAAAATGTGGTAAGAATGCTTTTGGCAAAATTATACCTAAATGCAGAAGTGTATACAGGAACTCAAAGATATGATGATGCTTTATTGTACTCTAAAAAAGTAATCGACGAAGGTGGTTATACTCTTGCTCCAAGTTTTGCAAGTGTGTTTTCAGGAGATAATAATACTTCGCCGGAAATTATCTATACTTTAATTGCAGATGCTGTAGTGAGTCAGGGTTATGGTAATACAACGTATATCATTAACGGAAACCTTAGTACAGAAACAATGAATCCTAATAATTATGGTGCTATTGATGCTTGGACTGGTCACAGAGCTACTAAAGCGTGGTACGGATTGTTTAATAATGGAAATCTGGTTGATTCTCCGGATGATAGAGCAAAATTATTCTTTACGACAGGACATTCGTATGAAATGAATGATTATAAAAAATGGACAGACGGTTATCCTAGTGTGAAATTTACAAACAAAAACTTTGTAGGGCCTACAAATGCAACAAGTTTTGCAAACACAGATTTTCCTTTGTTCAGATTGTCTGATGCTTACTTAATGTATGCTGAGTGTGTTGTAAGAGGAGCAAGTGGAGGTTCTGCAGGATTAGCTTTAGAATATGTGAATAAAGTGAGAACAAGATCACATGCTGGAGAAATAAATGCAGGAGAATTAAATCTTGATTTCATTTTGAAAGAAAGAGGTAGAGAATTGAACCTTGAAGGACACAGAAGACAAGATTTAATTCGATTTGGAAAATTCACTGGAGGATCTTACTTATGGCCATGGAAAGGTGGAGTAAAAGATGGAGTTGCAATTCCTGAAACTTACAACTTGTACCCAATCCCTACAAGTGCGTTACAGGCGAATTCACAGTTAACTCAAAATCCAGGTTATTCATCTTAATACGAGAAATATGAAAAATATATTAAAACTAAGTGTATTTGCACTGTTATTTATATCAGCTACAGCTTGTGATTCAGATGATGATCTTACTGTAGTTACGCCATCAAAAGCAGCTGTACTGGCAATTCCTGCCGAAGGATCAGTTTTTGTTCTTGATAAAGAATTACCTAACGAGGTAGCTGCGACTTTTACATGGGATGCTGCTCAATATCAAGGCGAATCAACACCTGTAAGTTATGAACTTCAAATGGCAAAATCAGGAACAGACTTTAAAGATGTAGTTGTAGTTTCTGTAACAACAACGAATAAGGTAGCGGTAACAAGTGGAGAACTTAATGCAGCAGCCCTTAACGCCGGATTGACTGCTTTTGAATCTCAGGATGCAGACATTCGTGTTAAGTCATATGTTGGGGTACGAGGTATTGTTCAGTATTCAAATGTGATAAAAATAGCTGTTACTGCATATTCTGCCTGGGATAACTGGGGAATGATTGGTTCTGCAACTCCTAATGGATGGAATGATCCGGATACTAATCTAGAGTATGATTTAGCAACTAAAACATACTCCTATACAGGACCATTAGTAGTTGGGGATTACAAATTCAGACTTGATGATAAATGGGATACTAACTATGGTGATGATGGTAATAATTTATCATTAGAAGCCGGAGGTGCTAATATTCCAGTTACTGTTGCGGGAGATTATACAATCATTGTTGATTTTATTGGAAAAAAATACACGATTACAAAAAACTAATGTTTTCTGATAATTAAAAAAAGGGCTATCTCTTTGAGGTGGCCCTTTTTAAAATATACTTGCTAAGTAAAGATTTTGGTTTGGTTAGTAATGCAAAAGGGCTGTTCTATATAATTATAGACAGCCCTTTTCTGGTTATTAAATTTATGTTTTTTAATTCTTAAGACGTTTAATTAGATCCTCAATGTTTTGTTTCCATTTGGGGTATAATTCTTCATTGTCAGACCATAACTCATTTAATTCGGAATTATCACTTATAACTTTTTCTAAGGCACGTACTGCAGGTATTTTTAAATCGTTTAAAATAAGTTCCTTATTTAGGGAATTAAAAAGATTTACATTAGTTTCGTCTTCCTGATCTTCGTTGTCATTTCTAAATTTTGTTCCATTTAAAAAATTATCAATGTACGCAGCAGAAACTGTAACTGCGTGGCAATCTTCATAATCTAAATAATCTGAATTTATTGCTTTTTCAAATGAAGAGTTAAAAAAAGTTCTAGCATCCTCTCTTATTTCGTCAAAGAAGTCATAAGCTGTGTCGTCATCAAATATTCCGTAATCCCAAGCTCCCATTTTTTTAATTTTTAAAATATTATTGCAAAGTTTTTTGTGATATCTTACTTGTAAATATATTGAATTTTGATTTCAAAAACTTTACCACTTAATTATTTCTTCTTATCGTTATATTCTCCAATTACGGCAAAATAACCAAAAGTTCCCAATCCTAAAACAATGAGAGGAGTAAGGATAAAAAGGATAATGATTCCAAATACTAAATCATCTTGTTGGTCTGACAGGAGTTTGGGTAAGCCAAATTCGAATATGCAAAAATAGGCCGCTGCAACTGCAAGTATAATCCACAAAACACCTAAAATTTGTTTGATCGCATTCATAGTTTATAATATTAAAGGTGATTAGTTTTATTTTTATTATCGATATAAATCATTCCAATTACAAAACAGACTGAAGCTATAATAATAGGATACCAAAGTCCGTCGAGGTAAAAGTCCGCTTTTCCGGCTGCTTTAGAATGCGTTACAAAATAGGTTGAAATAGCAGGAAGTAATCCTCCAAAAATACCATTACCAACATGATAAGGCAGAGACATTGAAGTGTATCTGATTTTCGTTGGAAACATTTCGACCAAAAATGCCGCGATAGGTCCGTATACCATCGTAACAAATAAAACCTGAATGAAAACTAAGAAAATTAAAGTCCACTCATCGTTGGAATTGATAGTAATCGAAGTGGTAATCTGAGCATCTTTTTTGCCTGAAAAATGCGTCTTTTTCTCTAAGAAAGAAGTTCCGTCGGTATATTCTTTATGTGTGGTATAGATAGAATCGTTGTCTTTATTGACCTCGATTGTTTCTTTTGTGGCCTGAGTAAGTTCTGTTTTGTAACTTACATCTGTGGTATTGTACATCATTTTATAAATAGGCCTGTAGAACAAAATGGCAAGAAGCATTCCGCCCATCATGATATATTTTCGTCCTATTTTGTCGCTCAGCCATCCAAAGAAAATAAAAAACGGAGTACCTAATAATAATGCAATACCTAATAATCCATCAACTTGCGACGAATCGATATTCATTACGGTTTTCATAAAACTCATCGCGTAAAACTGTCCCGTGTACCAAACAACACCTTGTCCCATTGTGGCTCCAAATAAAGCGAGTAACACAAATTTCAAATTGTATCGGTTTCCGAAACTTTCTTTCAGAGGGTTTGTACTGGTTGTACCTTCTTTTTTAGCTTTGGCAAAAACCGGAGATTCGTCCATGTTTTTACGAATTAAATAAGAAACACCTACCATAACAATCGAAACCCAAAATGGTACACGCCATCCCCAGGAATCAAAATCTTCAGGAGAAAGTACATTTTTGGTGGCCAGAATAACCATTAACGAAATGAATAAACCAACTGTGGCTGTAGTCTGAATCCATGACGTCCAATATCCTTTTTGTCCTACAGGAGCATGTTCGGCAACATAAGTCGCTGCACCGCCGTATTCTCCGCCAAGCGCTAATCCTTGTAATAAACGCAGAATCAATACTAATAAAGGAGCCATAAAACCAATTGTTTCATAACTCGGAATACAGCCTATTAAAAAAGTAGAGCCTCCCATTAATAATAAGGTAGCCATAAAAGTATATTTTCGGCCAATAATATCTCCGAGTCTTCCAAAGAACAAAGCGCCAAAAGGTCTTACAACAAATCCGGCAGCAAAAGTGGCTAAAGTCGACAAAAAAGCCGCGGTGGGATTATCACTAGGGAAAAATTTAGTTGAAATTACAACCGCCAAACTCCCAAAAATATAGAAATCGTACCATTCGATCATAGTACCCATTGATGAGGCCGAAATTACTTTCCAGATGCCTTTTGTAGAAGTTTTACTCATAAACTAATTTGTATACTTGATAATAATTAAAACTATTAAATATTTTTTAACGAATATAAAAGATAATTTTTTATTTAATTGATACTTTTTTAACAAATAGTGTTTATTTGTTGATTTAACATTTATTGGGTAAATCAAAGCTTGAGAATTCAAAATAAAATACAATTTGCAAAGACGCTCAAGGCCTTTAAAATAAAGAACTCTTGCTTTGTTACGAAAGAAAACACTAGTTTTGCAGCTCAAATTTTAGAACAGAAAATGGTTGTCATATTGATACAATATTGACATTAAAAGGGAATTTGGTGTAAATCCAAAACTGTCCCGCAGCTGTAAGCTCATTAACTGAAACCCTTTAATACGTCACTTTTCATTTTGAAAGGGAAGGCTGGGTGTAGGGAGCAAGTCAGAAGACCTGCCATTTTTATAGTAATAAATAGCTTTCGGGGATTGAAGCTTGAATTAAGAGCAATATATTTCACTTTATGTGATCATGTATGGTTTAGTTATTCTATTCTCGTAAGCCAAAAATAGAGTTTATGAGATTTTTTTTCTGCAAATATGATCGTCAAAACAATTTCTTTCAAGATGTTTTTCTACGCGATTCATTCTTTTTCTTCATTAAAAAAAAATCATTAAAACGTATTGTTGTACAAGATGTTGCTTTTACAAAAGTTTATTTTATATAACTTTTGAAAGGGTAAATTGTATTTCGATTTAAAGATTTAAGTAATATAATTTTTTAAATATTTAATAATGAAAAACCAATTTTTTTTCAAACCACTAATTGCAATCGCTTCTTTGATGCTGCTGACAGTTTCGTGTAATAATGATGATGATTTTACAGCGCCGCCTGTAATAAAAGGCGAACAGCAACTAAAAGATACTTTGACCATTGGAAAAACGCTGCAATTAAGCTCGAAATTAGCAGATAGAAAGAATGTTTCTTTTGAATGGGCCGTAGACGGAAAAGTAGTAGGATCTGATTCTACTTATATCTTTAAACCAGAAACAAGAGGAGATTTTAAAATTACAATGACGGCCAAAAATGATGGCGGAAACGTAGCTCTTACTTATGATATTCATTCATGGGGAGCTTATGAAAACGGTTTTTTTATGATCAACGAAGGATGGTTTGGTCACGGAACAGGAACGGTAGGCTTTTATAGATATGATACAAAAGCGGTAGAAGACAGTGTTTTTGTAAAAGTAAATCCGGATAAGGATTTAAAACCTGCAACGTCTACATTAGAATTTGGAACGATCATTAATAAAAAGCTATTTTTAGTTTCTAAAGTTGGCTGACCAGTGGTAGTTGCTGATGCTTATTCGCTTAAAGAAGAAAAAAGAATCGCGGCTAAAGGTGGAAACGACTGGCGCGCTGTGGTAGGTATTGATGAAAATCAGGCTCTTTTGACGTCGAGTAAAGGGATATTTAAGCTTAATCTTAATACGATGGAAGTGAGCGGACAAATTGATGGTATTACCGGTCAGGTAGGAGATATCGTGAAGTCTAACGGGTATGTTTTTGCATTGTCTGCTTCAAAAGGCGTGATTGTTATTAATGCTTCGACATTGGCGATCGAAAAAACTATTCCGGGTATGGTTTTAGGATTTGCAGTTACCGATGATAAAAAAGTATGGGCAGCGGGAGGTAAAAACCTTATCAGTATAGATTCAAATACCCTTGAAATAAAAGAAATTCCGTTAAGTTTTCAGGCTTACGGAAGTTGGGGAGCATGGCATCCGGGATCTATTACAGCGGCTAAAAATGATATTTTTATTGCTAAAAACGGAAGTTTTAGCGGTGGTAAAGAAGTTTACAAATACACTGGAACTCCGGAGTCCTTGGCATCACCTTTTATTACATTAACAAATTCGAATATCTTATATGGTGCAGGAATTGGTTATGATCGAAAGAAAAATACTTTGGTGCTAAATACGTTAAATGAAGGTTTTGGGGTGAATTTCTCCATTAACAACCTTTATTTATTTAATGCTGATTCAGGAGTTAGAACAGCTTCGGTAAATTATTCAGGATATTATTTCCCTGCGGTTTCTGTATTTCATCAATAATTTTTTTTGCAGGTGATTTAACTGCGAAAAGATTTAACCGCAAGGAACGCTAAGATTTACGCAAAGGTTCGCAAAGTTTTATTATAAAGCTTTGCGAATCTTTTTTTTGTGTATTATCACGTGTCCCGTGGTTGAAACCACGGGCTATATTTGAAATGCAATAACTTGTAAGAGTATACATTAATGCTGGAAATTTTTTAATACAATATAAACATAGCCAACGGTTTTAACCGTTGGGATGCAATATTGGTAAAATTCAATAGGCTTTTTGTCGCAATCACAAACTAAAAAAAAACACAAAGTTCACAAAACTTTTTATCGTAAAGCTTTGCGAACTTTGTGTTTTCTCAACATAACGTTAGGTGAAAATCTAAGCGATCTAAGCGGTAAAAAAAATAGCGATAAAGTTAGGAAAGTGTTAAAAACAAAAAACCCGAATATTGCTATTCGGGTTGTGGTGGTACCTCCAGGGATCGAACCAGGGACACATGGATTTTCAGTCCATTGCTCTACCATCTGAGCTAAGGTACCGTCTTGTGCTCAATGCGGGTGCAAAGATAGAATCATTTTTCGTTTATTCAAA encodes:
- a CDS encoding SusC/RagA family TonB-linked outer membrane protein — protein: MKTIYKKLLFLFLLLPFSVLAQSTLTGTVADLATGQPIPGVNVNVQGAPGGSSTDFDGKFQLSNLKNGDKILVSFIGYKTSTVVFNGQKTISISLEEDTNQLKEVVVQVGYGTVKKKDATGAVTVLSANQLNKGPVGSADQLLVGRASGVRITTDGGMPDANPNIRIRGGSSLSGNNNPLIIIDGVPIDNTNPVGISNPLTLINPNDIDSFTILKDASATAIYGSRASNGVIIVTTKKGVSGAPKFTFSSNITIGKVNNPVDMMTGTQFTSFMQKYHPDYTNLLGVPDGSGALDNPATPQIEGRKLYNTDWQDLIYRTSFSSDNNFSARANLFGKIPFRASVGYAKNEGVVRTNDLERYTGSIKLSPVLLDNHLKIDVNAKGISVKKNAIDADGVIGSALGMDPTKPAYADPNSPNNIFGGYYQLLNTNNSINGSQNPLAILNQRSRPEEVQKLLGNIELDYRMPFFEALRAVVNGGIEASKSKIRESYTDNALQTYKLDNSVATTPPTYVFNPGLNYAEDQTVTNKTLDAYFVYNKSLTGFVTRVDAQAGYSYQNFKTDGTKTNYRYSTVNGLRELTPNPANNANNRYYNERNLQSFFGRANFDLVDKYLFTFTLRADGSSLFKEDKRWGYFPAAGVAWRMKDESFLKDSQTFKDLKLRLGYGITGQQDITGVAGSYPYSALFAPTSTSSTYIPGVNGYSAKPYNENLTWEKTTTYNVGIDFDLFEKSIVTGSIDAYQKYTKDLLSVVSAAPGQALTNEFVANVGSMKNKGVEGNLNVKVINSDDFNLAVNGNIAYNIGEITDLNNRTTNVDNASGIPVGTGQKIAYNTVGQQPYSAWVFQQVYDSNNRPIENAFVDKNGDGVINDSDRYYVALRPNWTYGLGLTASYKQFDLSTTFNGQIGGKVYNARKLQSGFIDKALPANSTSLTNVLNTEFDFQTINGNVPFSDYYLEDASFLRCQNITLGYNFDKAIKGAVLRLYASANNVFIVTNYTGVDPENFNAIDNNFYPRSRTFSFGLNLDF
- a CDS encoding RagB/SusD family nutrient uptake outer membrane protein, producing the protein MNQFKFKIIGAAFVLFLFTSCVDDLNTEPKVELTLDKLLEQDPNAVDGLVSKIYGTFALSGPDGPDSSDITTKDNGEAAFLRSIINLQDFSADGMKNRWGDDGLDQLTTTTGWNGNNKFFRYLYDRAYYTISQSSNLIQILKTSKANIPDRENHIAELRFLRALSYYYLTDCFGKGAITTEDDINTSTPKKESTRKELFAFIESELKEVEGTITATKSYGKADKNVVRMLLAKLYLNAEVYTGTQRYDDALLYSKKVIDEGGYTLAPSFASVFSGDNNTSPEIIYTLIADAVVSQGYGNTTYIINGNLSTETMNPNNYGAIDAWTGHRATKAWYGLFNNGNLVDSPDDRAKLFFTTGHSYEMNDYKKWTDGYPSVKFTNKNFVGPTNATSFANTDFPLFRLSDAYLMYAECVVRGASGGSAGLALEYVNKVRTRSHAGEINAGELNLDFILKERGRELNLEGHRRQDLIRFGKFTGGSYLWPWKGGVKDGVAIPETYNLYPIPTSALQANSQLTQNPGYSS
- a CDS encoding SusE domain-containing protein, whose protein sequence is MKNILKLSVFALLFISATACDSDDDLTVVTPSKAAVLAIPAEGSVFVLDKELPNEVAATFTWDAAQYQGESTPVSYELQMAKSGTDFKDVVVVSVTTTNKVAVTSGELNAAALNAGLTAFESQDADIRVKSYVGVRGIVQYSNVIKIAVTAYSAWDNWGMIGSATPNGWNDPDTNLEYDLATKTYSYTGPLVVGDYKFRLDDKWDTNYGDDGNNLSLEAGGANIPVTVAGDYTIIVDFIGKKYTITKN
- a CDS encoding DUF4259 domain-containing protein, yielding MGAWDYGIFDDDTAYDFFDEIREDARTFFNSSFEKAINSDYLDYEDCHAVTVSAAYIDNFLNGTKFRNDNEDQEDETNVNLFNSLNKELILNDLKIPAVRALEKVISDNSELNELWSDNEELYPKWKQNIEDLIKRLKN
- a CDS encoding DUF6814 family protein; the protein is MNAIKQILGVLWIILAVAAAYFCIFEFGLPKLLSDQQDDLVFGIIILFILTPLIVLGLGTFGYFAVIGEYNDKKK
- a CDS encoding MFS transporter, which codes for MSKTSTKGIWKVISASSMGTMIEWYDFYIFGSLAVVISTKFFPSDNPTAAFLSTLATFAAGFVVRPFGALFFGRLGDIIGRKYTFMATLLLMGGSTFLIGCIPSYETIGFMAPLLVLILRLLQGLALGGEYGGAATYVAEHAPVGQKGYWTSWIQTTATVGLFISLMVILATKNVLSPEDFDSWGWRVPFWVSIVMVGVSYLIRKNMDESPVFAKAKKEGTTSTNPLKESFGNRYNLKFVLLALFGATMGQGVVWYTGQFYAMSFMKTVMNIDSSQVDGLLGIALLLGTPFFIFFGWLSDKIGRKYIMMGGMLLAILFYRPIYKMMYNTTDVSYKTELTQATKETIEVNKDNDSIYTTHKEYTDGTSFLEKKTHFSGKKDAQITTSITINSNDEWTLIFLVFIQVLFVTMVYGPIAAFLVEMFPTKIRYTSMSLPYHVGNGIFGGLLPAISTYFVTHSKAAGKADFYLDGLWYPIIIASVCFVIGMIYIDNKNKTNHL